Proteins encoded together in one bacterium BMS3Abin08 window:
- the nnr_1 gene encoding bifunctional NAD(P)H-hydrate repair enzyme Nnr, translating into MATAGTGDVLTGMIASLTGQNLPPLEASILGVYLHGLAGDIAAERTGEHSLIAGDIIEGIPDAFSRFRA; encoded by the coding sequence ATGGCAACTGCTGGAACAGGTGATGTCCTTACCGGCATGATCGCATCCCTTACCGGACAGAACCTCCCGCCCCTTGAGGCGTCAATCCTTGGTGTATATCTCCATGGACTTGCAGGCGACATCGCAGCAGAAAGGACGGGAGAGCACTCCCTTATTGCTGGAGATATCATTGAGGGGATCCCCGATGCCTTCAGCCGGTTCAGGGCATAA